CTGAGGAGAGGGCTGCACCAGGACATACGGAGAGCTCCCCAGGAGGCGGGCCACCCAGAGCGATGCTGTCAGGAGACCGGGGCTCTTTCTCAAGCTCAGGGAGGAGCTGTGAGAGGCAAGCAAGTCCTGGTCCTCCCTCCATGGTTCTCTCCTCAGCTGGCGCATCCGTACCGGACGATGATCCTGAGGGTCATGGAGACGGTCGTGAGCAGTCACATTGGCGAGCTGGACGAGGACGTGGCCAGGGCCAGCATCCTCCTGGCCTCCAGCGAGATGACCAGAGTGAAGGTCTGTGGGGCTGACCAGGCCCCGGCTTGGGAGGGAAGCTGCTTTCCGAGGCCTTTCCTCCCAAGTGCCTTTGGGGTGTGGGTTTGTGCCCGGCTGCCTCGGGCTTGGCCCCTGGGTCCTGTGCACTGACTGCCCTCCTGGGGTGGGCAGGGTCACCCCACAATCTCCGatggaaactgaagcagagagcGAACTTCCCAAACCCTCAGGGCAAACGTAGGGGCAGTGGTGCCCGGTGTGTGGAGGCGCTGGGCTCAGCAGGGAGCCCTGCTCGCAGCAGCAGCACCACCACCTCCCGAAGACAGGCAGCCTGTCCCCTGGCGTGACTGCGGGCAGAGTGTCTCATTTCGCTTCCTGGGCGGTTTCAGGGTGAGGTCTGCCTCCTTCGGTCTGGGTGCCAGTTCAGATCTTTTGTGGGGATAGGAGTTGGTTTGTGACTGGCAGCAGGCTGCCAGCAACGTCCTGGTGGCGGTGGGAAAGCGTTTCATCAGCAGCGTGATGGAGGAGATGCTGAGCAAGTTCCAGCCCGGGGTCCTGCCGCACCATTTTGTCGTGCAGACGCTCGCCAACCTCTCAGTTTCCAATGGTAGGTGGCGGCCCGGCCCCCTCCGACCCATGCTCGCAGCGGTCGTGAGGACCTCTGAAAGCCCGCTGGCCTCGGTTCCTTGTGTCCCGGCAGCTCCACCGTGAGCCCCGGCTGTGCAGAAGGAGCTCGAGGCATGTGGCCGGGGTGCGCTCTGCCTCCCCTGGGGCGCAGGGCCCGGGGGCAGGACAGGCTGGGCGGGGCCCCCGTGACGTACCCCTCTTGCAGTGTTCGGCATGGTGCCCTTCCTGACGTCCATCCTGAACACCATGCTGCCCATGCTGAGTGCAGCCAAGCCCGACTTGATGAGGGTGGTGTTCTGCTCTGGTAAGATGGGGCCTCTGCGGGCAGGTGGGCCTCtgcggggcaggggctgggcgcAGCCTGTCCACTCCTGGACCTTTTGTCTCCAGTGCCCCTTTGTGGGGCTGCGGGTCCTCCAGGCTGCAGGAGGAGGGTGGGACATTTAGAGGAAGGGTGACTGCAGGCGTGGGCTGGGTGGGCACTGCTGCAGGTAGAGACCTGGCCTCTGCCATCtgactgcttttctctgctgctgGGGACCCCGCTGCCCAGGACTTTACACTGCAGTCCCTGAGCCCTGGACGCTTGATGCGGGGCGGGGAGAGACTTACCCCAAGCTGCAGCTGCTTCCCGTTTCTCTCCTGCTCCATGCCGGGGGAGTGACCATTCCGTGGGCATCTTGGGATGGGGTATTCACTCTCCCACCTTCTGTGTGCAGCCCTCTGCGTGCCTGGGCAGGGGAACGGCGCCTCGCGGCATGACTCTTGATGGGAGGGGAGGGCACTCATGTGGGAGGGAAGCAGAGGGTCCTGAAACACGGGGGCTGAGGGGGCCTGGGCCTCTTCTAGCAGCCACCACGTTGCCCTTGTCCTTCAGCTTCCTGGTGACCCTAGTGTCCCCACCAGTCTCAGGAAGACTGCTGGCTGGTactgaggggagggagagggagcacCTGGGCCATCTGAGGCCCCCATGAGGACAGGACCCTTTTTAATCCGCAGCCCAGCCTGTTAGCAGGTGCTGGGCTTCCACCGCAGGCTGCCAGCTAGGGAGCATGTGGTGAGGGCGTGGCCACACTGGGCAGGGCTCAGGGTTGGGGTTGGGGGCTGGTAGCTAGAGCATTGGTGTTCGGGGAGGGTTCCTAGGGAAGCTGCGTATCTCGCACACACCTGGGGACTTTCCTAGCCAGGGCCTAGAGCTTTGGGCCCCAGCCCTCCCTGTTCACAGTGGCTTTGGGTTCAGGGTTCCCCTGCTTTCAGGGGGCCCTAGGAGGGGCTCCAGCCCCTGCCAGCCCTCCTCACAGCCCCCGCGTTCCCCATTCTCTCCGTTCCCTGCCATGGTCTCTTTGGTGCCTTCCTCTTGCAGGCTCCTCCCACCTGTGTGTGATTGGCAGGCTGCTTGGGCTGAAGGGCAGAAACCCTCCTTGACCTAGTTTTGGCTGAAAAGGGAATTTGTGACAGGATCCCCGAGCAGCTGGGCCGGGAATCACCGCTGAGCTGGGAATGCAGGAGCAGGACACAGAAGGGACCGAGGCAGAGCTGAGGGGCTGGGGCTGTACCTCGGGTGCGCTGCAAACGGGGAGAAGACCAGCCTAGGACAGCCTGCGTCCAGGCCGGTGGGGGAACAAGAAGAGCCCGTGTCGGAGCCGAGGGCTTAGTTACTGGCCCCGGACAGCTCCTCTGGGAAGTACTGGCCTCACTCCGGGAAGCGCGGGGCCCTGCACAGAGAGCTGACTCGCAGATCTCAAGAGCTCTGGTCCCTGCCCTTCCCAGGCCAAAGGCCCCTGCAGTTCTCACCTTGTTGGTATGTCGCGTATGAAGCAAGTGCGTGGGCCAAGAGACCTGCCCGCGGGCCGCCCTCCTGCTGAGGTGTGCGCTCCTCACACAGATAGAACGTTCAGGGTCTGCAGTTGGAGGGAAGAGTGGCCCTGCCTACTGGAGTGGCCTCAGTCGGGCCAGGAGGGTCCACATCAGCCCATCAGCGGCCTGGGTGGGGCGCGAGAGGGCTGGGGCCTCCTGTCCTTCCAGACAGCCTCTGGTTCTGGGCAGATGTCTGTGTCCACTGCAGGAAGGCGGCACAAGTGGGCAGCGGCGCTGGGCCAAGAACAGGAGCACGCGCACACTTGAAGGTGCTTGTCCAGTTTGCAGGAGGCTGTGGCCAGGCAGGGGAAGAGTGGGGAGGGAGACCCAGAGACCGTGTTGACGTGTCCCAGACAGCAGGGTGCACGGCTGGCCTGGCCACACTGTCCAGCACCAATGGGCGGCCCAGAATCACTGCCCGCGAGGAAAGTCTCTGATAGGAGAGGTGGCAGCAGGATAGACAGAACCCGAGACTTGGGGAAAGCAGACGGTTCAGGGAGGAGGACACAGGCAGGAAAGGAAACCGGCGGTTAATATCCTCAGGGGGTTAAGAGAAGGTGCATTCAGGAAACAAGAGCATGTTGCTATGAAGAAGCTACATTCGGAGAATAAAATTAAGCTTTTGGGAATTAAAAACATGATGAAAATGGAGgcagaaatggaagagaaagttGAGGAAATCCTCCAGAAAATAGagcaaaaatgcaaatatatggaaaataagagagaaagaaaagaattagcAGGCTAGGCCATGAAGCCAGCACTCGAATAAGACACCCTGGAAAGAACGAACAGAGAGAGTGGAGTGGGGGAGTCGTGCAGTAATCCCCGAACCTGCCCTGGAGCAGGAGCTGTTCCTGATGGAGAGGCCCTCCAAGCACCGCACCGGGAAGACTTtgcgggggggtggggcagggatggTCCAAGGGGAGGCTGAGGAAATAGGTGTCCTTGGCTTCTCCCGCTCAAGGGAGAGCGTCAGCAAGCTCCAGTGGAAGGCACCCTCTGAGAATCAGAACCCTGCCCAGATGCTGCTTGAGCAGGAGGGTAAAGACGCTTTTGGAGAAGCAAGGATCAGGAAGGGTGCGGTCCCACATGGCGGGGCCGAGGGAGCCCCAGGGTGTGTGGCAAGAGATGTGGCGGTTGCCTTAGTGACTCGTGCCTGGAGAGCCAAGGAGACTCAAACCGCAGGTGGTCGGTTACTCTGGGAAACAAAGCTGTTCATGGAGGGAGTGGGTGGGCTCTGGCAGCGCGGGtctggagggatggatggaaagGACTGGCCCTGGCCTTGGGGGGAGTAGGTGAGGAACATCGTGGACGCGTTACTTATCGAGAGATAGATCCAAACCCCATGTTTGCTTCTGGAGAAAGGGAAATTGGGCTGGCAGAGGGTGTATGAGAATTGCTCTTTTACCTTATGCCTGTGTGTATACCTGATGAAAAACTCAAACCTAGTAACAGATTCGGGGGTGGGTTTCTGCTTCTGGCCATATAGTAGCCTGTTATTCTGAAAGACCTTCCCATGCAAAATACCTAGGATCCCTGATCAGTTTGACCAACAGCCTGACTGAACAGCTCAAGGAGGCAAAAGAGTAGGGGGGACGAAGGGGGCGTGGAGGAGCGGGGGGTTGAGAGAGGAGCTGAGGGTTCTCGGGGCACCAGAAGCCTCGGTTTTAGCAGCCATGTGGCAGGTAGGGGACCAGAGCCCACCTCACCAGACCCTCCAGGGGCCCATCCTCAGTGGAAGGGCTGCCCATGACACAGAAACCTTCCCCCAGGAGGtagttttctttcagaatttctttATGTTCTCTCTTGAGTACGTGTGAACATGGCTGCCCTCCTGTAGatggagggttagggttagtctttcTGCTGGGCTGCAAAGCCCAAGGTAAGAAATTAGCCTTACAGGTGGGCCAGGTTTGAGGTTGTGAGCTGGGGCAAGTAAAGACCCCCGGGGCAGCTGCTGCAGCCCCTGCCTGGGCGCCGGGCTCTGCCCTCGGGATGCCCGGCCGGGAGCCGCCGCCTCTCCGGGCCATTCCGTCCTCATCTCCCCCTGCACTGCCCAGGCCCCGTGGCCAGGTCCTGGCCTCCGACTCTCCTTTGTGGCCCCATCGTCTCCCTTGACCCAGGGTCCAGGCCCTGCTGACCACTCGCAGGTCTGCACCAAAGCGAGTCCCCAGGCTTACCCGCCTGGTGGCCACAGCACAGTCCCTTCCACGGACACAGCCCCCCAGGCCAGCGCTCCCCACTCTCGGCACCCTGCCACCGTGCCCCCAGGTCTTCTTCCTACACATGTCCTGGGGGGCCCACGCCTGCCCGGCACAGAGGCCCTTGAAAGCGCGTGGCACGCGTCTCTGTGAGGGGAGAGGTGGGCACAGCAGACGAGTGGGCCAGGCGTGGTGGCCTGGGGGCATTTTGGGGAGGTTGGTGCCTGTACTGGTTTCCTTGGACCACCTTAACGAAGGACCACAAATTGGGgggttaaaacaacagaaatgtgttctctACGGCTCAGGAGGCCAGGATTCCAAGAgcagggtgttggcagggccgtGCGCCCTCTGCGGCTCTGGAGAGAAACCTTCCAGGCCCCCTGGCGTCTGGAGGTGCCCGTGCATCCTGGCGCGTTGGCTCGAGGCTGcagcagtgcagctctgcctccgTTGTCCCCGCGTGTCTGTCTCTCTTCTTGTGAGGACACGGTCCTGTTGTAgtggccccccccccaccactgtGACCTCATCTTGACTcattgcatctgcaaagaccctatttccgaAAAAGGTCACGTTCTGAGCTTCTGTGAAGCACACGAGTTGGGGGACCCTTCACGCCCGCACAGCGCTTTGGTCCCGAGCTTGGCCGGGTGCTGGGAGGGTGTCTCGCAGGCGGCGTGGCATGTTAGAAGGGGCAGGTGTCGCGCGGAGCCTGTGCGGCCATGGGCCGGCTGCCGCTTACCGCGTGGGTCGCCACAGCTCTGCAGCGCTTCAGCGAGAGCACCCTGGAGTACCTGGCCAACCTGGACCAGGCCCCCGACCCCACAGTCAGGAAGGACGCCTTCGCCACTGACATCTTCAGCGCCTACGACATCCTCTTCCACCACTGGCTGCAGAGCCGGGAAGCCAAGGTATGCGCGGCCCGTAGGGACCTGTGCCCTCGCCTAGCTGgctttcctctcccacccccagcctggagGTACTGCTCCAGTCACCTGGGCCTCTTCTGCTGTCCTGCGGGTTctaggggggtggggagggtagaTCTGTCTACAcgcgcccctccctcccctgccccgcaGGTCCTCACAGAGTAGGGCTAGTTTTCTGCGGCCCCAGCGCTGGACCTCTCCCCCTGGGCCCACTCCCTCCGCCCCTTTAGGCCCCCCGCTCGTGGTAACCCGGGTCTTCGAGTCCGGCTGTGGGGTCCTTGGTGAAGGGCTCTTTGCACATCTCTGCCCCGGGCTGACGGGCGTTGCCGGCCGTTCTGCACGTGAGCGTCTGTCCCTGTGTCCCCCCAGCTGCGGCTTGCTGTGGTGGAGGCCCTGGGGCCCATGAGCCACCTGCTGCCCAGCGAGAAGCTGGAGGAGCAGCTCCCCAAGCTCCTGCCTGGACTCCTCGGCCTCTACAAGAAGCACGCCGAGACCGTCCATGTGTCCAAGGTGCGTTCAGGAGTTCAGCTGCAGGGGGCGCGGGATCGGGGTGGGAAGCCCCCGAGGCAGTCAGCCTCAGCGGGGGGCGTGGACGGGAGCCGGGGAGCCAGGCCCACCTGGCCTCGCCGCGCGCCCCCTTCCCGGCCCTCCCCTGCGAGCGCTAGGGCGGAGGGCTGGGAGACTCCCGCAGccagcaggggtggggctggggcaggaggaggccctgacggcccctctcctccctcctcgaGCAGAGCCTGGGCCAGATCCTCGAGGCGGCCGCGAGCGTGGGCAGCCGCACGCTGGACGTCCAGCTTGACTCACTCCTGGCTGCCCTGCACGCTCAGGTGGGCTGGGGGCCCCGGGAGGGGTGGGAGCACGCTGGGGAGGTGCCTGCTGAGGGTTAGGGAGCAGGAGGCGGGGCTGAAGTGCGGGCTTCCCTCGGGGCTAGGCCCCCTGTTGTCTGCCCAACGCTGGGGCTCGGGCCGCGTGACACAGGACAGCCCCGGCATGCGGGGACCGGAGCAGGCAGCCAGCAGGCCAGGGGCAGCTCTGGGGCCATCTGCACAGGCCGTGCGTCCCGAGGACCCGGGCTCAGGTGGAGACCCCCTTCAGGGGTCCTGAAGGCTCTGATGGAGAAAGGGCTTCGAGGAGGCTCCTCAGCCGTGCACACCCTGCCCCCCCAGGTCAGATGAGGGGCGTGGAGGTCATGGGGAGCTCTGGTGGGGACGTTGCGTCCATGGGACTTTCTGAGTGGGAGAGAAGAGGGGCGGAAAACTAAAGAGAGCGTGGGCAGGCGGctctttgagaaagaaaagcagggagAGTGGACTTACTTCTttgctcccccaccccctgggacATCTCTGGGCCTGCTCCACTCCCACACCTGCTGGGATGCCAGCCTGGCCCCCCGGACCCGCTGGCCTGAGCCCTCACCTGCCACACACATGGACGGCTCCCAGCGAGGGCCGGGGGTCTGGCTATGGTAGAGAGATTAAATAGTAATTTTAGTGTGTGAGCAATGGTAATGAACCTGAAAAACTGTATGAAGTGGATAGATTCCTagaaaagtcttaaaaatgtcaaaattggcagagaagaaatagaaaacttgactaaaccaagaaagaaatggaaacaacattCCAAACCCTTCCTTTCTGAAAGCAAACCCAGGACCCACGTGGTTTGAAGGTTGCGTTCTTCCAAACTTTTGAGGGACAGCTAATTTCCACCCTACACAGGTGGGCTTGGAAATGAGAAAAGGATATCCAGAGCTGCCTGATAGATTCTTTGAGGCTGGTCTTGATTCCAAATCCAAGTCAGGACCACACAGAAAAATCTAGGTCTACTACTGTGAGGCTAGATGTGAGGATCGTGTGCTCAGTGAAGGGAGTTGCCCCGCACCGTGCCCCCAGCACTGCACCCCCAGCACTGCACCCGCAGCGCTGCGCCCTCAGCACTGCGCCCTCAGCACTGCGCCCTCAGCACTGCGCCCTCAGCActgtgcaccctcagcactgcaccctcagcactgtgcaccctcagcactgtgcaccctcagcactgcaccctcagcactgtgcaccctcagcactgcaccctcagcactgcaccctcagcactgtgcaccctcagcactgcaccctcagcactgcaccctcagcactgtgcaccctcagcactgcaccctcagcactgcaccctcagcactgtgcaccctcagcactgtaccctcagcactgtgcaccctcagcactgcaccctcagcactgtgcaccctcagcactgcgccctcagcactgtgcaccctcagcactgcgccctcagcactgcaccctcagcactgtgcaccctcagcactgcaccctcagcactgcaccctcagcactgtgcaccctcagcactgtaccctcagcactgtgcaccctcagcactgcaccctcagcactgcaccctcagcactgcaccctcagcactgtgcaccctcagcactgtaccctcagcactgtgcaccctcagcactgcaccctcagcactgcaccctcagcactgtgcaccctcagcactgtgcaccctcagcactgcaccctcagcactgcaccctcagcactgtgcaccctcagcactgcaccctcagcactgcgCCCTCAGCACTGCGCCCTCAGCActgtgcaccctcagcactgtgcaccctcagcactgcaccctcagcactgtgcaccctcagcactgcaccctcagcactgtgcaccctcagcactgtgcaccctcagcgctgcaccctcagcactgtgcaccctcagcactgcaccctcagcactgtgcaccctcagcactgcaccctcagcgctgcaccctcagcactgtgcaccctcagcactgtgcaccctcagcactgcaccctcagcactgtgcaccctcagcactgcaccctcagcgctgcaccctcagcactgtgcaccctcagcactgtgcaccctcagcactgcaccctcagcactgcaccctcagcactgtgcaccctcagcactgtgcaccct
This DNA window, taken from Eubalaena glacialis isolate mEubGla1 chromosome 17, mEubGla1.1.hap2.+ XY, whole genome shotgun sequence, encodes the following:
- the MROH1 gene encoding maestro heat-like repeat-containing protein family member 1 isoform X9; translated protein: MSESYVKRLFTILLDAVTDKDPQVQEQVCGALCALGESQPVEALRACAEHLRLHEKLAHPYRTMILRVMETVVSSHIGELDEDVARASILLASSEMTRVKELVCDWQQAASNVLVAVGKRFISSVMEEMLSKFQPGVLPHHFVVQTLANLSVSNVFGMVPFLTSILNTMLPMLSAAKPDLMRVVFCSALQRFSESTLEYLANLDQAPDPTVRKDAFATDIFSAYDILFHHWLQSREAKLRLAVVEALGPMSHLLPSEKLEEQLPKLLPGLLGLYKKHAETVHVSKSLGQILEAAASVGSRTLDVQLDSLLAALHAQICVPVESSSPLVVSNQKEVLRCFTVLACCSPDRLLAFLLPKLDTSNERTRVGTLQVVRHVINSAAAQMEVKQPFILSSMKLPLLDTNSKVKRAVVQVISAMAHHGYLEQPGGEAMIEYIVQQCALPPVAEKMPFSRRLSGPQRASGFWGHRHCPSGRSHGSLCSGG